The region TGTCAACATAAAAAATATTTTATTTTCTGCACTTGCACAATAGTTTTTTACTAAAGCAGAAGTCAGAAAAAGGTCATACAATACTTAATTGTTGATGGAGAAAGACAATGTCACTATCACCACTGTACAGGTTAAAGGAAATTGCCAGCATATTACGAAGTGAACATGGTTGCGCATGGGACAGAGCACAGACGTCAGATACACTTAAACCCTATCTTATAGAAGAAGCGTATGAAGTATACCAGGCCATAGAAAACGGAAACACCGAAAATCTGAAAGAAGAGTTAGGTGACCTTCTATACCAGATCTATGCTCATGCACAACTTGCAAGTGAACAGAATATATTTGATATCGATGATGTTGCCAGTGGTATCATTGAAAAATTAATCCGCCGTCATCCCCATGTATTTGGTAATGAAACAGCTAAAGATAAATATGAAGTAATTAACCGCTGGGAAAAGATAAAGAAGAAAGAAAAGCAAGATGACCAGTCTATGTTGGATGGGGTACCGGTACACCTGCCGGCACTTTTGAAAGCTTACCGTGTACAGCAAAAGGTATCACGGGTTGGTTTTGATTGGGAACATATTCAGGATGTAGTTGCCAAGTTACATGAAGAAGTAAATGAATTCAAAGAAGCATTGCAAAATAACAAAGACAGCCATGAAGCACTCAGAGAAGAAATTGGCGATATACTATTTACCATTGTTAACATTGCCCGCCATGTAGAAGTAAATCCCGAAGAAGCCCTGCAACATACCGTTGCAAAGTTTATTACGCGCTTTCAGCACATAGAAAAACGTCTGCATGAAATGAACAAAGATATCACACAAACACCATTGCAGGAACTGGACAGACTGTGGGAAGAATCAAAGGGTAAATAACAACACGGGGGTGTCCCAAAAGACAGCTCATTGCAATTACGTTGCACCCGCGTCATTGCAAGGAACAAAGTAATGAAGCAATCTTATCTTCTGCGGCATTGAGCTTGCTTCACTTCGACAAGTGGTTGCTGAGCCTGTCGAAGCACTCAGTGCAAGCACTACGTTCGCAATGACACATCCGCCAATCCCGTCATTGCAAGGAACAAAGTGACGAAGCAATCTTGTTTTGTACAATTGAGTTTGCAATACTCCGACAAGTGGTTGCTGAGCCTGCCGAAGCACTCATCACAGGTGTTACGCTTGCAATGACATTGCACTCGCATCATTGCAAGCTTTGCGGTTTGTTTTAAGACGCCCCCTGTATGGACTTTATTCTGTCTTCATCTTAAGTTCTGTTGCTGGTGGCTCATCCTCTTTTATTGCTTCTTTGTTTTCTTCTTGTACCGGTTGAGTAAGCTTTGTTGCAGCTTTTGGTATCTTCAGCGTCCAACCTGGTTTTATTAAATTGGGATTTTTTACTTTATCACGGTTAGCCTCATAGATCACTTTCCACTTGAATCCATCATTGTAAAACTTTTCAGCAATACGCCACAGACAATCTCGTTTTGCGGGGTTATACTTGACTTTATACAGTGTATATTCAGTCTCTTCTTCCACCTTTTTTTGTATAGCTTCTTTCTGTTCCTCTTTTACCCCAACACCCTCTTTCCCCTGTTCTTCTGTTACCGGGACCGGTGCAACAGCCACTGCTTTTTTAGAGGAAACACCCTGCGCAATGCTTATAGCCTGCCCTGAAGCAATCATTGATTCCTTGTATTTG is a window of Spirochaetota bacterium DNA encoding:
- the mazG gene encoding nucleoside triphosphate pyrophosphohydrolase, producing MSLSPLYRLKEIASILRSEHGCAWDRAQTSDTLKPYLIEEAYEVYQAIENGNTENLKEELGDLLYQIYAHAQLASEQNIFDIDDVASGIIEKLIRRHPHVFGNETAKDKYEVINRWEKIKKKEKQDDQSMLDGVPVHLPALLKAYRVQQKVSRVGFDWEHIQDVVAKLHEEVNEFKEALQNNKDSHEALREEIGDILFTIVNIARHVEVNPEEALQHTVAKFITRFQHIEKRLHEMNKDITQTPLQELDRLWEESKGK